The Rhodococcus sp. X156 genome window below encodes:
- a CDS encoding WhiB family transcriptional regulator, translating to MPPPEARQEEIDTLPLPCRHADADLWFAESPTDVEHAKTLCGHCPLRQRCLADALDRAEPWGVWGGELLQHGCVVSRKRPRGRPRKHPVPREAS from the coding sequence CTGCCGCCGCCGGAGGCCCGACAGGAGGAGATCGACACCCTGCCGTTGCCGTGCCGCCACGCCGACGCCGACCTCTGGTTCGCCGAGAGCCCCACCGACGTCGAGCACGCCAAGACCCTGTGCGGGCACTGCCCACTGCGGCAGCGCTGCCTGGCCGACGCGCTCGACCGGGCCGAGCCCTGGGGCGTCTGGGGCGGCGAGCTGCTCCAGCACGGCTGCGTCGTCAGCCGCAAGCGGCCCCGTGGCCGCCCCCGCAAGCATCCCGTGCCGAGAGAGGCGTCGTGA
- a CDS encoding ATP-dependent DNA helicase UvrD2, producing the protein MPDSAQPATSAQPSDVAAVLDGLDEQQQAAVAAPRGPVCVLAGAGTGKTRTITRRIAHLVEHGHTSPGQVLAVTFTSRAAGEMRTRLRGLGIGGVQARTFHAAALRQLRYFWPQVVGDTPWELLDRKFSLVGQAASRVGAKTSTENVRDLAGEIEWAKATLIAPEDYPAAAVRARRDPPGSAEQVSAVYAGYEALKARSGQLDFDDLLLHTAAALEEHSAVAEEFRDRYRCFVVDEYQDVTPLQQRVLDAWLGERDDLTVVGDANQTIYSFTGATPRYLLDFSRRFPEATVVRLERDYRSTPQVVSLANRVIGAAKGRVAGSRLQLIGQRPNGVEPHFSEHDDESAEATAVAARIKKLIEAGTPAAEIAVLYRINAQSEVHEQALTELGIPYQVRGGDRFFERPEVRQAVQVLRKAEQNGVGQAGGGGEAGDDPVDLIALVRALLEPVGLTAQAPSGGNARDRWESLLALVQVAEELVAHEPRAGLARLISELASRAESRHPPVVQGVTLSSLHAAKGLEWDAVFLVGLVEGTLPIQHALGEGGAAEEAAVEEERRLLYVGVTRAREVLCLSWALSRNPGGRKSRRRSRFLQGLVPADSPAARTPSRPEQGSRSNRKRAVCRVCNAVLTGTLSVKLGRCEDCPSDLDDELLEALKDWRRERSAELKVPAYVVFTDATLTAIAEQQPTTDAALVAIPGIGAAKLERFGAEVLGLVKADRSTSDA; encoded by the coding sequence ATGCCAGACAGTGCCCAGCCCGCCACCTCCGCCCAGCCCAGCGACGTCGCGGCGGTGCTGGACGGCCTGGACGAGCAGCAGCAGGCGGCCGTTGCGGCGCCCCGCGGGCCGGTGTGCGTGCTGGCAGGCGCGGGTACCGGCAAGACCCGCACCATCACCCGCCGCATCGCGCACCTGGTGGAGCACGGGCACACCTCCCCGGGGCAGGTGCTGGCCGTCACGTTCACCTCCCGCGCCGCCGGCGAGATGCGCACCCGCCTGCGCGGGCTGGGCATCGGCGGGGTGCAGGCGCGCACCTTCCACGCCGCCGCGCTGCGCCAGCTGCGCTACTTCTGGCCGCAGGTGGTGGGCGACACCCCGTGGGAGCTGCTGGACCGCAAGTTCTCCCTGGTCGGGCAGGCCGCCAGCCGGGTCGGCGCCAAGACCAGCACCGAGAACGTGCGCGACCTGGCCGGGGAGATCGAGTGGGCCAAGGCCACGCTGATCGCGCCGGAGGACTACCCGGCCGCGGCCGTGCGCGCCCGCCGCGACCCACCAGGCTCGGCCGAGCAGGTTTCCGCGGTCTACGCCGGCTACGAGGCGCTCAAGGCCCGCAGCGGACAGCTGGACTTCGACGACCTGCTGCTGCACACCGCCGCCGCCCTGGAGGAGCACTCCGCGGTGGCCGAGGAGTTCCGCGACCGCTACCGCTGCTTCGTGGTGGACGAGTACCAGGACGTCACCCCGCTGCAGCAGCGCGTGCTCGACGCGTGGCTGGGCGAGCGCGACGACCTCACCGTGGTGGGCGACGCCAACCAGACCATCTACTCCTTCACCGGCGCCACCCCGCGCTACCTGCTGGACTTCTCCCGGCGCTTCCCCGAGGCCACCGTGGTGCGCCTGGAGCGCGACTACCGCTCCACCCCGCAGGTGGTCTCGCTGGCCAACCGGGTGATCGGCGCGGCCAAGGGGCGGGTGGCCGGCAGCCGGCTGCAGCTGATCGGGCAGCGACCCAACGGGGTGGAGCCGCACTTCTCCGAGCACGACGACGAGTCCGCCGAGGCCACCGCGGTGGCGGCGCGCATCAAGAAGCTGATCGAGGCAGGCACCCCGGCCGCGGAGATCGCGGTGCTCTACCGCATCAACGCCCAGTCGGAGGTGCACGAGCAGGCGCTCACCGAGCTGGGCATCCCGTACCAGGTGCGCGGCGGTGACCGCTTCTTCGAGCGGCCCGAGGTGCGCCAGGCGGTGCAGGTGCTGCGCAAGGCCGAGCAGAACGGGGTGGGCCAGGCCGGCGGCGGGGGCGAGGCAGGAGACGACCCGGTGGACCTCATCGCCCTGGTGCGCGCCCTGCTGGAGCCGGTGGGCCTCACCGCGCAGGCCCCCTCGGGTGGCAACGCCCGCGACCGGTGGGAGTCGCTGCTGGCGCTGGTGCAGGTGGCCGAGGAGCTGGTGGCCCACGAGCCCCGGGCCGGGCTGGCGCGGCTGATCAGCGAGCTGGCCAGCCGCGCGGAGTCCCGGCACCCCCCGGTGGTGCAGGGCGTGACGCTGTCCTCGCTGCACGCCGCCAAGGGCTTGGAGTGGGACGCGGTGTTCCTGGTGGGCCTGGTGGAGGGCACGCTGCCCATCCAGCACGCCCTGGGCGAGGGCGGCGCGGCCGAGGAGGCCGCGGTGGAGGAGGAGCGGCGGCTGCTCTACGTGGGCGTCACCCGCGCCCGCGAGGTGCTCTGCCTGTCCTGGGCGCTGTCCCGCAACCCCGGTGGGCGCAAGAGCCGGCGCCGCTCCCGCTTCCTGCAGGGCCTGGTGCCTGCCGACTCCCCGGCGGCGCGCACGCCGAGTCGTCCCGAGCAGGGCTCGCGCAGCAACCGCAAGCGCGCGGTGTGCCGGGTGTGCAACGCCGTGCTCACCGGCACCCTGTCGGTCAAGCTGGGCCGGTGCGAGGACTGCCCCTCCGACCTCGACGACGAGCTGCTCGAGGCGCTGAAGGACTGGCGGCGCGAGCGGTCGGCAGAGCTGAAGGTGCCTGCCTACGTGGTGTTCACCGACGCCACCCTCACCGCCATCGCCGAGCAGCAGCCCACCACCGACGCCGCGCTGGTGGCCATCCCCGGCATCGGCGCGGCCAAGCTGGAGCGCTTCGGCGCCGAGGTGCTGGGCCTGGTCAAGGCCGACCGCTCCACCAGCGACGCCTGA
- a CDS encoding mycoredoxin yields MGELTMYSTAWCGYCRRLKMQLDEAGVGYTEIDIEADPAAAEFVEGVNGGNQVVPTVVFPDGTAATNPSFAEVQAKLAAA; encoded by the coding sequence ATGGGTGAACTGACGATGTACTCGACCGCGTGGTGCGGCTACTGCCGCCGACTGAAGATGCAGCTGGACGAGGCGGGGGTGGGCTACACCGAGATCGACATCGAGGCCGACCCCGCGGCCGCGGAGTTCGTGGAGGGCGTCAACGGCGGCAACCAGGTGGTGCCCACCGTGGTGTTCCCTGACGGCACTGCCGCGACCAACCCGTCCTTCGCCGAGGTGCAGGCCAAGCTCGCCGCCGCCTGA
- the nudC gene encoding NAD(+) diphosphatase, producing the protein MSDFQLSEPPMLARDTLVRDELVRVDDERLRSGWQSAALLRVDPRGHAAVHDGALQLGRATEIAAQPPADAVLLGSGMVTDGRVVAGSSALAAGDAAAATDVWAVTVPYLPAPAGGGRVETVDLRMGGADLAPTEASMLATATALLGWHARTSFCAVCGATMLAHAAGWARRCEAHGHEEYPRTDPAVICLVHDGADQVLLGRQPSWPEGRFSVLAGFVEAGESLEACVRREVCEEVGATVSDVRYLGSQPWPFPRSIMLGFAAVADSAQPVVPREGEIAEAAWFTRDEIKAALAAGHWASAPTAELPLLLPGAVSIARGMLESWAEA; encoded by the coding sequence ATGAGCGACTTCCAGCTGAGCGAGCCGCCGATGCTCGCCCGCGACACGCTGGTGCGCGACGAGCTGGTGCGGGTGGACGACGAGCGGCTGCGGTCGGGCTGGCAGAGCGCGGCGCTGCTACGGGTGGATCCCCGCGGGCACGCCGCGGTGCACGACGGGGCGCTGCAGCTCGGTCGCGCCACCGAGATCGCCGCCCAGCCCCCGGCGGACGCGGTGCTGCTGGGCAGCGGGATGGTCACCGACGGACGGGTGGTGGCCGGCTCATCAGCGCTTGCTGCCGGGGACGCTGCCGCGGCGACCGACGTCTGGGCGGTGACAGTGCCGTACCTGCCCGCCCCCGCCGGTGGTGGCCGGGTGGAGACGGTGGACCTGCGGATGGGCGGGGCCGACCTGGCGCCCACCGAGGCGAGCATGCTGGCCACGGCCACCGCGCTGCTCGGCTGGCACGCCCGCACCAGCTTCTGCGCAGTGTGCGGAGCGACCATGCTGGCCCACGCTGCCGGGTGGGCGCGCCGCTGCGAGGCGCACGGGCACGAGGAGTACCCGCGCACCGACCCGGCCGTCATCTGCCTGGTGCACGACGGCGCCGACCAGGTGCTGCTGGGCCGGCAGCCGTCCTGGCCCGAGGGTCGGTTCTCGGTGCTCGCCGGGTTCGTGGAGGCGGGGGAGTCGCTGGAGGCGTGCGTGCGCCGCGAGGTGTGCGAGGAGGTGGGCGCCACGGTCAGCGACGTGCGCTACCTGGGCAGCCAGCCGTGGCCGTTCCCGCGCTCGATCATGCTGGGCTTCGCCGCGGTGGCCGACTCCGCGCAGCCGGTGGTGCCGCGGGAGGGGGAGATCGCCGAGGCCGCCTGGTTCACCCGGGACGAGATCAAGGCCGCGCTGGCGGCCGGGCACTGGGCCAGCGCCCCGACGGCCGAGCTGCCGCTGCTGCTGCCGGGCGCGGTGTCCATCGCCCGCGGGATGCTGGAGTCCTGGGCCGAGGCATGA
- a CDS encoding pitrilysin family protein, which yields MTSPARTAEQIATTALGPRALPELGEQRAAAERAQVETVLDNGLRVLAVQNTSVPMVEIRLGVPFAGSEPTHPARAEVLSAALFAGTDRRDRYQVDTELAAVGADLSAGVDPEHLAVDGSVLAEGLPVLLDVLADVLTGATYPDREVDGERSRLVERLEVARSQPGVLAREALLHRAFGDHPSANEVPQAEDVAAVTAEQVRQLHAQAVVPRGSLLVLVGDLDPEDAVAQVRSALAGWTSEATAAVLPPWPAIAPADVLLVDRPGAVQSQIRLVTQGVSRLDETYPAAQLANLVFGGYFSSRLMENVREDKGYTYGASSGMETSSAGAILSVSLDTSRETTAAALMETTYELGRVVHVPPTDAEIASARQYAIGALSISLSTQSGLASTLARLLPLGVDADWVRTHPLRLAEVSNDDVRAAAARMFGPGRFTGIVQCDVATIGADLGTLGSVELPAAR from the coding sequence GTGACCAGCCCCGCCCGCACCGCCGAGCAGATCGCCACCACCGCGCTGGGTCCCCGCGCGCTGCCCGAGCTGGGCGAGCAGCGCGCCGCCGCCGAGCGCGCGCAGGTCGAGACCGTGCTGGACAACGGCCTGCGGGTGCTCGCCGTGCAGAACACCTCGGTGCCGATGGTGGAGATCCGCCTCGGCGTGCCCTTCGCCGGCAGCGAGCCCACCCACCCGGCGCGGGCCGAGGTGCTCAGCGCCGCGCTGTTCGCCGGCACCGACCGCCGCGACCGCTACCAGGTGGACACCGAGCTGGCCGCCGTCGGTGCCGACCTCTCCGCCGGTGTGGACCCCGAGCACCTCGCGGTGGACGGCTCCGTGCTGGCCGAGGGGCTGCCGGTGCTGCTGGACGTGCTCGCCGACGTGCTCACCGGCGCCACCTACCCCGACCGCGAGGTCGACGGCGAGCGCAGCCGGCTGGTGGAGCGGCTGGAGGTCGCCCGCTCCCAGCCCGGCGTCCTCGCGCGGGAAGCGCTGCTGCACCGGGCCTTCGGTGATCACCCGTCGGCCAACGAGGTGCCCCAGGCCGAGGACGTCGCCGCGGTCACCGCCGAGCAGGTGCGCCAGCTGCACGCCCAGGCCGTGGTGCCCCGGGGGTCGCTGCTGGTGCTGGTGGGTGACCTCGACCCGGAGGACGCGGTGGCGCAGGTGCGCAGCGCGCTGGCCGGCTGGACCTCCGAGGCCACCGCCGCGGTGCTGCCGCCGTGGCCGGCCATCGCCCCGGCCGACGTGCTGCTGGTGGACCGCCCGGGCGCGGTGCAGTCGCAGATCCGGCTGGTCACGCAGGGCGTGTCCCGGCTGGACGAGACCTACCCGGCCGCGCAGCTGGCCAACCTGGTCTTCGGCGGCTACTTCTCCTCCCGGCTGATGGAGAACGTCCGCGAGGACAAGGGCTACACCTACGGCGCCTCCTCGGGCATGGAGACCTCCTCGGCCGGGGCCATCCTGTCGGTGTCGCTGGACACGTCGCGGGAGACCACTGCCGCCGCGCTGATGGAGACCACCTACGAGCTCGGCCGCGTGGTGCACGTGCCGCCGACGGACGCCGAGATCGCCTCCGCCCGGCAGTACGCCATCGGGGCGCTGTCCATCTCGCTGTCCACCCAGAGCGGGCTGGCCTCCACGCTGGCCCGGCTGCTGCCGCTGGGCGTGGACGCCGACTGGGTGCGCACCCACCCGCTGCGCCTGGCCGAGGTGAGCAACGACGACGTGCGGGCGGCTGCCGCGCGGATGTTCGGCCCCGGCCGCTTCACCGGCATCGTGCAGTGCGACGTGGCCACCATCGGCGCCGACCTCGGCACGCTGGGCTCGGTCGAGCTGCCCGCTGCTCGATGA
- a CDS encoding pitrilysin family protein, with protein MAHVPAVHRLTLDNGLRVLLAPDPTSPVVAVSVHYDVGFRSEPEGRTGFAHLFEHLMFQGSESLPKLEHFRVVQSSGGVFNGSTHPDYTDYFQVLPSAALERALFLEGDRMRAPKITPENLANQVEVVKEEIRLNVHNRPYGGLPWILLPPVLFDTFPNAHNGYGDFSHLEEATVEDCAAFFDTYYAPANAVLTVAGDFEVERATELVHKHLGDVPARPRPQRPSFAEPALTAEEWAVHEDRHAPLPALAVGYRLPDPATDLDGYLAAVVLGAVLTDGDSARLQRTLVQRDGLVADISAGCGLFGDPLDARDPDPFVITAVHAPEASTRQVLDAVDTEVAELARTGPSAPELAGVQARWRAGAHRERDRLVSRTLDLGSTELLFARPELAAELPDLIAAVTAEQVAAAAAALTPGARAVLEVKPGADQ; from the coding sequence GTGGCTCACGTTCCCGCAGTGCACCGGCTCACCCTCGACAACGGCCTGCGAGTTCTGCTCGCACCCGACCCGACCAGTCCCGTGGTGGCGGTCTCCGTCCACTACGACGTCGGGTTCCGCTCGGAGCCGGAGGGACGCACCGGCTTCGCCCACCTCTTCGAGCACCTGATGTTCCAGGGCAGCGAGAGCCTGCCCAAGCTGGAGCACTTCCGGGTGGTGCAGAGCTCGGGCGGGGTGTTCAACGGCTCCACCCACCCCGACTACACCGACTACTTCCAGGTGCTGCCCTCCGCCGCGCTGGAGCGGGCCCTGTTCCTGGAGGGCGACCGCATGCGCGCGCCCAAGATCACCCCGGAGAACCTGGCCAACCAGGTGGAGGTGGTCAAGGAGGAGATCCGGCTCAACGTGCACAACCGCCCCTACGGCGGCCTGCCCTGGATCCTGCTGCCGCCGGTGCTGTTCGACACCTTCCCCAACGCCCACAACGGCTACGGCGACTTCAGCCACCTGGAGGAGGCGACGGTCGAGGACTGCGCGGCCTTCTTCGACACCTACTACGCCCCGGCCAACGCGGTGCTCACCGTGGCCGGCGACTTCGAGGTGGAGCGCGCCACCGAGCTGGTGCACAAGCACCTCGGCGACGTCCCCGCCCGCCCCCGCCCGCAGCGCCCCAGCTTCGCCGAGCCGGCGCTGACCGCCGAGGAGTGGGCCGTGCACGAGGACCGCCACGCTCCGCTGCCCGCCCTGGCCGTGGGCTACCGGCTGCCCGACCCGGCCACCGACCTGGACGGCTACCTGGCCGCAGTGGTGCTGGGTGCGGTGCTCACCGACGGAGACTCCGCCCGGCTGCAGCGCACCCTGGTGCAGCGCGACGGCCTGGTCGCCGACATCTCCGCCGGCTGCGGCCTCTTCGGTGACCCGCTGGACGCCCGCGACCCCGACCCGTTCGTCATCACCGCGGTGCACGCCCCGGAGGCCAGCACCCGCCAGGTGCTCGACGCGGTGGACACCGAGGTCGCCGAGCTGGCCCGCACCGGTCCGTCGGCGCCCGAGCTGGCCGGGGTGCAGGCGCGCTGGCGAGCCGGCGCGCACCGCGAGCGCGACCGCCTGGTCTCCCGCACCCTCGACCTCGGCTCCACCGAGCTGCTGTTCGCCCGCCCCGAGCTGGCCGCCGAGCTGCCCGACCTGATCGCCGCGGTCACCGCCGAGCAGGTGGCCGCCGCCGCCGCGGCACTGACCCCCGGCGCGCGCGCCGTCCTCGAAGTGAAGCCAGGAGCCGACCAGTGA
- a CDS encoding potassium channel protein: MSRRSLPPEEQSALSAVTVPGVTYGPTRAILLRIAGALTALIATVGLVYLDRNGYRDVTETPLSLADCFYYATVTLSTTGYGDITPYTPSARMINGLVITPLRVIFLIVLIGTTLEVLTERSRQAFKINRWSKKVRGHTVVIGFGTKGRSAVAALLGDGVEPSSIVVVDTDATMLSEATALGVVTVHGSATRSDILRLANVPRAASIIVAANRDDTAVLATLSARELAPKAKIIAAVREADNVHSVRQSGADQVVVSSETAGRLLGIATTAPTIVQMMADLLTPDAGFAIAERDVEPREVGGSPRHLSDIVLGVVRNDILYRVDEPAVDAIENGDRLLYIRNAD; this comes from the coding sequence ATGTCAAGACGCTCCCTGCCGCCCGAGGAGCAGAGTGCCCTCAGCGCGGTGACGGTTCCGGGAGTCACCTACGGACCCACCCGCGCCATCCTGCTGCGCATCGCCGGCGCGCTCACCGCGCTGATCGCCACGGTCGGTCTGGTCTACCTCGACCGCAACGGCTACCGCGACGTCACCGAGACGCCGCTGTCGCTCGCCGACTGCTTCTACTACGCCACCGTGACGTTGTCCACCACCGGTTACGGCGACATCACGCCCTACACTCCGAGCGCTCGGATGATCAACGGCCTGGTGATCACGCCGCTGCGCGTGATCTTCCTGATCGTGCTCATCGGGACGACGCTGGAAGTCCTGACCGAGCGGTCTCGCCAGGCATTCAAGATCAACAGGTGGAGCAAAAAAGTGCGTGGACACACGGTCGTCATCGGCTTCGGCACCAAGGGGCGCTCCGCCGTGGCCGCCCTGCTCGGTGACGGGGTCGAGCCCAGCTCCATCGTGGTGGTGGACACCGACGCCACCATGCTGTCCGAGGCCACCGCGCTGGGGGTGGTGACGGTGCACGGCTCGGCCACTCGCTCCGACATCCTCCGCCTGGCCAACGTCCCGCGCGCCGCCTCCATCATCGTCGCGGCCAACCGCGACGACACCGCGGTGCTGGCCACCCTGTCGGCCCGCGAGCTGGCCCCCAAGGCCAAGATCATCGCCGCGGTGCGCGAGGCCGACAACGTGCACTCGGTGCGCCAGTCCGGCGCCGACCAGGTGGTGGTGTCCTCGGAGACCGCCGGACGGCTGCTGGGCATCGCCACCACGGCACCCACCATCGTGCAGATGATGGCCGACCTGCTCACCCCGGACGCCGGCTTCGCCATCGCCGAGCGCGACGTGGAGCCCCGCGAGGTCGGCGGGTCACCGCGGCACCTGTCCGACATCGTGCTCGGCGTGGTGCGCAACGACATCCTCTACCGGGTGGACGAGCCCGCCGTGGACGCCATCGAGAACGGTGACCGGCTGCTCTACATCCGCAATGCCGACTAG
- the mihF gene encoding integration host factor, actinobacterial type — MALPTMTPEQRSEALAKAAAARTARKELLDQVKAGKLSLADVLAKSDTDELVKKTKVLAVVKALPGVGAVRASQMLEQAQIVDTRRVGGLGARQREALISAAS, encoded by the coding sequence ATGGCCCTTCCCACCATGACCCCCGAGCAGCGCAGCGAGGCGCTGGCCAAGGCCGCCGCTGCCCGCACCGCCCGCAAGGAGCTGCTGGACCAGGTGAAAGCAGGCAAGCTGAGCCTGGCCGACGTGCTCGCCAAGTCCGACACCGACGAGCTGGTGAAGAAGACCAAGGTGCTCGCCGTGGTCAAGGCCCTGCCCGGCGTCGGCGCGGTGCGGGCCAGCCAGATGCTCGAGCAGGCGCAGATCGTGGACACCCGCCGCGTGGGTGGCCTGGGCGCCCGGCAGCGTGAGGCGCTGATCTCCGCCGCCTCCTGA